A stretch of Rhododendron vialii isolate Sample 1 chromosome 4a, ASM3025357v1 DNA encodes these proteins:
- the LOC131322067 gene encoding uncharacterized protein LOC131322067 → MQVASSARRITRFLQTPSILLYSEHRLQTPLAGAPHSSLQQHRNHRALSFSGLGHDFCGSSAQAEILPSWTGLMMMTMVPKVLFSTGAGATEDNQTEAVKELYDKILKSVVEKRTMPPNAWLWSLIGNCATHNDIKLLFDILQRLRVFRLSNLRIHENFNCNLCREITKACTQVGAIDYGKKALWKHNVYGLSPSIGSAHHLLLYAKQHKDAKLMVEIMKLLKRNDLPMQPGTADIVFSICYDTDRWDLMSKYARRFVKAGVKLRQTSFDVWMEFAAKQGDVDSLWKIEKLRSESMKQHTLVTGFSCAKGFLLERKPENAAAVIQILNQTVSESKKPGIMVELQKLVREWPLEVIKRHKEEDRKELAAALQNDIPAMVSGLQNMGLKVSVNMEDLTKKGALS, encoded by the exons ATGCAAGTCGCCTCCAGCGCTCGCCGGATCACCAGGTTTCTTCAAACGCCGTCGATTCTACTCTATTCGGAGCACCGACTCCAAACGCCTCTTGCCGGAGCCCCTCACTCTTCTCTCCAACAACACCGCAATCACCGCGCCCTTTCGTTCTCAG GGCTTGGTCATGACTTCTGTGGATCATCAGCCCAGGCAGAGATATTGCCAAGTTGGACCGGGTTGATGATGATGACAATGGTGCCAAAGGTACTATTCTCCACAGGGGCAGGTGCGACTGAAGACAATCAGACAG AGGCTGTGAAGGAATTGTATGACAAAATTCTTAAATCTGTAGTGGAGAAAAGGACAATGCCTCCAAATGCTTGGTTGTGGTCACTCATTGGAAATTGTGCCACCCACAACGATATTAAGCTTCTGTTTGACATTTTACAACGCCTTCGAGTTTTT AGACTTTCAAATCTTCGCAttcatgaaaattttaattGCAATCTTTGCAGAGAAATTACTAAGGCATGTACTCAAGTAGGGGCCATTGACTATG GTAAGAAGGCACTGTGGAAGCATAATGTGTATGGGTTATCTCCTAGTATTGGATCAGCTCACCATTTGCTG TTGTATGCTAAACAGCATAAGGATGCTAAACTAATGGTAGAGATAATGAAACTTCTGAAGAGGAATGATTTACCGATGCAACCCGGCACAGCGGACATTGTCTTTAG CATTTGTTACGACACTGATCGTTGGGATTTGATGTCCAAGTATGCAAGAAGGTTCGTGAAGGCTGGAGTGAAACTGCGACAAACTTCCTTTGACGTATGGATGGAATTTGCTGCAAAACAAG GAGATGTTGACTCTCTGtggaaaattgaaaagttaaggTCAGAATCTATGAAGCAGCACACTCTTGTGACCGGGTTTTCATGTGCCAAG GGTTTTCTGCTTGAACGCAAGCCTGAGAATGCTGCTGCAGTTATTCAAATCCTCAATCAG ACTGTGTCTGAATCAAAGAAGCCTGGTATCATGGTTGAGCTTCAAAAGCTGGTGAGGGAGTGGCCTTTGGAGGTTATAAAGCGTCACAAAGAGGAAGACAGGAAG GAATTGGCTGCTGCTTTACAAAACGACATTCCTGCCATGGTTAGCGGCCTACAAAACATGGGTTTAAAGGTGTCTGTGAACATGGAAGATCTAACCAAGAAAGGTGCTCTCAGTTAA
- the LOC131322069 gene encoding protein WHAT'S THIS FACTOR 9, mitochondrial, translating to MLFFSRNLRKQLPAFYTYTQKCTYVDVYMKWKKDSYFDSIESIHKSIQLKPLIALKNCISMAPDGCVPIWAVSKRDKELGVPVKVARFLRQYPSVFEEYTGPEYNLPWFRLTREAVEIDREECEIYRDCKGDLLGRLKKLVLMSGEKRLPVKIIQGLQWYLGLPDEFLKDPERNLDGSFQVVEMEDGLKGLAVESEIRVLSVMQKNGMKRGGYGGGPMEAMPFPFFPPKGLRMKQKISDWLYEFQKLPYVSPYEDYLGLSTDSDVSEKRVVGVLHELLSLFVEHSAERKKLLCLRKYLGLPQKVHKAFERHPHMFYLSLRNKTCTAILKEAYCDKSFTEAHPLSTVRKKYINLMMQSEVILKRRRMNNRPVDSQNERPKLDLDYVEEDRTEIV from the coding sequence ATGTTGTTCTTCAGTCGAAACCTCAGAAAACAACTACCTGCTTTTTACACATACACCCAAAAATGCACCTACGTAGATGTGTACATGAAATGGAAGAAAGACTCATACTTCGACTCAATCGAGTCCATCCACAAATCCATTCAGCTCAAACCCTTAATAGCTCTCAAGAACTGCATCTCCATGGCACCCGACGGGTGCGTACCCATCTGGGCCGTGTCGAAGAGAGACAAAGAGTTAGGGGTACCAGTTAAGGTTGCTAGGTTCTTGAGACAATACCCATCTGTATTTGAGGAGTATACCGGACCCGAGTACAACCTCCCGTGGTTTAGGCTGACTAGAGAAGCTGTTGAGATTGATAGAGAGGAGTGTGAGATTTATAGGGATTGTAAGGGTGATTTGTTAGGTAGGTTGAAGAAGTTGGTTTTGATGAGTGGTGAGAAGAGGTTACCAGTAAAGATAATTCAGGGGTTGCAGTGGTATTTGGGATTGCCGGATGAGTTTCTGAAAGACCCCGAAAGGAATCTTGATGGTTCTTTTCAAGTTGTGGAGATGGAAGATGGGTTGAAGGGATTGGCTGTTGAGAGTGAGATTAGGGTTCTGTCTGTAATGCAAAAGAATGGGATGAAGAGAGGTGGGTACGGTGGGGGACCGATGGAGGCAATGCCGTTTCCATTTTTTCCACCCAAGGGTTTGAGGATGAAGCAGAAGATTTCGGATTGGTTGTATGAGTTTCAGAAGCTTCCGTATGTCTCACCGTATGAGGATTATTTGGGTTTGAGTACTGATAGCGATGTTTCAGAGAAACGGGTTGTGGGTGTGCTTCATGAGTTGCTTAGTCTCTTTGTTGAGCATTCTGCTGAGAGGAAGAAGCTTCTGTGCCTTAGGAAGTATCTTGGACTGCCACAGAAAGTTCACAAGGCATTTGAGCGGCATCCCCACATGTTTTATCTGTCTTTGAGGAACAAGACTTGCACGGCTATATTGAAAGAAGCTTACTGTGATAAGTCATTTACAGAGGCTCATCCTCTGTCAACGGTAAGGAAGAAGTACATCAATCTAATGATGCAATCGGAGGTTATTTTGAAACGGAGGAGGATGAATAATCGCCCTGTCGATAGTCAAAATGAGCGCCCAAAATTAGACCTGGATTACGTAGAAGAGGACAGAACAGAAATAGTATAA
- the LOC131322072 gene encoding uncharacterized protein LOC131322072, producing MSEGKNKTSASTKDELNHVGTLENYPLDICHIKLDGTNYLIWSRTFTLAIEAKGMSEFIESPVTPPVETVELKKFKSQKSLVMTWLFNSMRADIRHTFLLLNTPYQIWTTATQTYSQQGNDAQCFELRKRLRTLEQNHRSVAVYFADLSGAWGEFDYYQGFQAVCDVDAANWLKRMEKERVYDFLAGLDLELDPIRVQVLSRVPFPSLGEAYSIVQQEESRRGAMLHPPISDRSALVATPQVHFGSDSGPILQGGKSQSGIRNGPPDRASLQCDYCHNTGHTRDFCWKLHGKPSRGRGGGCGNYGRGPMRSRAQAHVSESTVGTLPDSGIPGSFDQVGGFSHGEIQTLRRLMAQADSPSTIASSSTAAPTSSYFAHTGTGYGDGDWQW from the exons ATGTCAGAGGGTAAAAACAAGACTTCCGCTAGTACAAAGGATGAGTTGAATCATGTAGGGACTTTGGAAAACTATCCTCTGGATATTTGTCATATTAAATTGGATGGTACcaattatttgatttggtctcgcACTTTTACTTTAgctattgaggccaaagggATGTCAGAGTTCATTGAGAGCCCTGTTACTCCACCTGTTGAGACTGTTGAACTTAAGAAGTTTAAATCTCAGAAATCATTGGTCATGACCTGGTTATTTAACTCCATGAGAGCTGATATTCGCCATACTTTCCTGCTTCTTAATACTCCGTATCAAATTTGGACAACTGCAACCCAAACCTATTCGCAACAAGGTAATGATgcacagtgttttgagttgaggaaaAGACTCCGTACATTGGAACAAAATCATCGCTCCGTCGCTGTATACTTTGCTGACCTGAGTGGAGCTTGgggggaatttgattattatcagggctTTCAGGCTGTTTGTGATGTGGATGCtgctaattggctaaaaaggatggagaaagagcgtgtttatgactttcttgctggtcttgattTGGAACttgatccaattagagtgcaggtgttgagtcgtgttccgtttccatCATTGGGAGAGGCCTATTCTATTGTTCAGCAGGAGGAGAGTAGGAGGGGTGCTATGTTGCACCCTCCTATTTCTGATCGTTCTGCCCTGGTTGCTACTCCTCAGGTTCATTTTGGTTCCGATAGTGGGCCTATTCTCCAGGGTGGCAAGTCGCAGTCTGGCATTCGCAACGGGCCTCCTGATCGTGCGTCACTCCAGTGcgattattgccacaacactggtCATACCAGagatttttgttggaagctaCATGGGAAGCCTTCTCGTGGGCGAGGAGGTGGATGCGGTAACTATGGTCGTGGTCCGATGCGTTCTCGGGCCCAGGCCCATGTTTCGGAATCTACAGTTGGCACCTTGCCTGATTCTGGGATTCCGGGGTCATTTGATCAagttggtggtttctctcacgGGGAGATACAAACTCTCAGGCGCCTTATGGCACAGGctgattctccatctactatagcttcctcttccacagcagctcctacttcatcctattttgctcacacag gaactggataCGGGGacggtgattggcagtggtaa
- the LOC131322070 gene encoding pentatricopeptide repeat-containing protein At5g24830, whose translation MQTLLIASEESHIVLRLVNGGSQTLDFIKDFVVRIGDVICRKPNFDLVDQRISEHNGVLPCALQAMIETVGDQCQLRTKNWFSRRKGCNNERESQPVFNVLDALLKDSLERLKTMRECISWGHMGSSFCSLEANYTQHVTIIRTLCLEGKLGAAIWLKNKMIHNDLVPDIITHNYIVNALCKAGELKKADWLVSEMLYWGPSPTCATYNTLMKGYCLVDNVDRALDLFSTMGNRGVLPNRVTCNVLVHALCKKGLLEDAVKLLEEILVDNCFDKERSNLITSTILMDGYFKSGDTMQALVLWNDMIRRGSQMDVTAYNVVIHGSCLSQDVTVAYQYLSEMLKSGFLPDVFTYNTLISALCKEGKTDEACYIHSVMSRLGVFPDQISYKMLITGLCVQGDVMKASEFLLSMLESSIVPEPVIWNAIIDGYGRTGDTKKALSIRDQMVKFGVLPNIFTYNILIHAHIKGGKIAEAYSLKKEMILNGLFPDLVTYNLLVGAACGIGDIRSALQLHDEILRRGYNPDIITYTELIKGYSLKGKLMEAEKLFAIVQRSGIPVDHVPFLILMKKYCKWRDLDRAFDLYQVWCERDK comes from the exons ATGCAaacg CTCCTAATAGCAAGTGAAGAATCCCACATTGTTCTTCGGCTTGTCAACGGCGGCAGCCAAACCCTAGACTTCATCAAGGACTTTGTAGTCCGGATTGGTGACGTTATCTGCAGAAAACCCAATTTTGACCTTGTCGATCAAAG GATTTCCGAGCATAATGGAGTACTGCCTTGTGCGCTTCAAGCTATGATTGAGACCGTTGGTGATCAATGCCAGCTAAGGACTAAAAATTGGTTCTCGCGAAGAAAGGGTTGCAACAATGAAAGAGAGTCACAGCCAGTTTTCAATGTCTTGGACGCATTGTTGAAAGATAGTTTGGAGCGTTTGAAGACGATGAG GGAATGCATATCATGGGGACACATGGGTTCAAGTTTTTGCTCATTGGAAGCCAATTACACGCAGCATGTAACAATTATTAGGACTTTGTGTTTGGAAGGTAAGCTGGGAGCAGCCATATGGCTTAAGAACAAGATGATTCATAATGATCTAGTTCCAGATATTATTACACACAATTATATTGTAAATGCTCTTTGCAAAGCTGGTGAATTGAAGAAAGCGGATTGGCTTGTTAGTGAGATGTTATATTGGGGTCCCAGTCCCACCTGTGCTACGTATAACACTTTAATGAAGGGCTATTGCCTTGTGGATAATGTGGATAGAGCCCTCGATCTTTTCTCTACGATGGGGAATAGAGGTGTTTTGCCAAATAGAGTTACCTGTAACGTTCTAGTCCATGCACTTTGCAAGAAAGGGCTATTGGAGGATGCTGTGAAACTTCTTGAAGAGATATTAGTTGATAATTGTTTTGACAAGGAAAGATCAAATTTAATCACTTCAACCATACTCATGGATGGTTACTTTAAGAGTGGAGATACGATGCAAGCTCTCGTCTTGTGGAATGATATGATCCGGAGGGGCTCCCAAATGGATGTTACTGCTTATAATGTGGTTATtcatggatcttgtttgagtCAAGATGTGACAGTTGCATATCAGTACTTATCTGAAATGCTTAAAAGTGGTTTTCTCCCTGATGTTTTCACTTACAATACTCTCATAAGTGCGCTTTGTAAGGAAGGAAAGACTGATGAGGCTTGCTATATCCACAGTGTTATGTCAAGATTGGGGGTTTTTCCAGATCAAATCTCATACAAAATGCTCATTACAGGCCTCTGTGTTCAGGGGGATGTAATGAAGGCTAGTGAATTTCTTCTTTCCATGTTAGAGAGTTCAATAGTACCCGAGCCTGTCATTTGGAATGCCATAATTGATGGCTACGGGAGAACTGGAGATACAAAAAAAGCTCTCTCCATTAGAGATCAAATGGTGAAATTTGGTGTCTTGCCAAACATATTTACTTACAATATATTGATTCATGCACACATAAAAGGAGGCAAAATTGCTGAAGCTTATTCTCTAAAGAAGGAAATGATCTTAAATGGTCTTTTCCCTGATTTGGTTACGTATAACCTGTTGGTTGGTGCTGCTTGTGGCATTGGAGACATTCGTTCTGCACTCCAGTTACATGATGAAATATTGAGGCGAGGTTATAATCCAGATATCATAACTTATACGGAACTCATCAAAGGCTATAGTTTGAAGGGTAAATTAATGGAGGCAGAAAAACTTTTTGCCATTGTGCAGAGGTCTGGTATACCCGTTGATCATGTACCATTTCTAATACTCATGAAAAAGTACTGCAAGTGGAGAGATCTTGACAGGGCATTTGACCTTTATCAAGTGTGGTGCGAAAGGGACAAATAA
- the LOC131322076 gene encoding E3 ubiquitin-protein ligase MIEL1-like produces MSHRYCCPICSGLIIDMSQTWKRIDDEIEATVMPEDYRYKKVWILCNDCNDTTEVFFHIIGQKCSHRQSYNARNIAPPVLPQ; encoded by the exons ATGTCACACAGATATTGCTGCCCCATATGCTCGGGGTTGATTATTGACATGTCTCAAACATGGAAGAGAATAGATGACGAG ATTGAAGCCACAGTCATGCCTGAGGATTATCGGTATAAGAAG GTTTGGATTCTATGCAATGACTGCAATGATACTACTGAAGTTTTCTTCCACATAATTGGGCAGAAATGCAGCCACCGCCAATCCTACAACGCAAGAAACATTGCACCTCCAGTGCTTCCTCAGTGA